Below is a genomic region from Henckelia pumila isolate YLH828 chromosome 3, ASM3356847v2, whole genome shotgun sequence.
ttgaacaagaaagacatagtaatgaaatattaaactatcttaaagaagttcttccaatagataaaggaaaaaagGAAAATgaaagaagaaccaccattcaaaattgaatcatggtatagaaatcctcttagttatggcaaacataagtatggagatgtttagtgaaataGACCAAACtaattttgaacaaataggagtaaatacagaagaattatatcattcacatcaggaatcagaacagtatagagatatggatatttcagaatcagaatctgaagatgattctagaccacgattaaatctacgaacaaatgtagaaggtagtggtggaagagatgatgaagaatttaaatataacagagaccaatactctggatcttataaagatgttagagatattcttagagaatcaaaaacatcaggatttgtgaaacataatatcttagatttaggttgttcaacagctaaagaaagaaaatcaaagatagatcattgggcaaatgaactatcagtacaaattcaattaacatcattattagacaaaagtgagaatattcaagttttaactcatgagatgataaaaatgacactggtaggagcagtaagaacttgggctgaaaacctagtaattactaatctaccacaaggaatgacaggacatcgatatttcgaactatttgttgatgccttgtaccaagaatttttaggagtttctaataacgacgctaatttagtagccaaaaatatagaacaaaatagagcaatctttattctggataatataaaattatgtaatttatgttatctagaagaatttatatgtGACTATGAAACAAACTGTTAtcagttaatagatgctgataaagaaaaacattataaattaagtatttttaataaaatacctaatataccaataaatagtaaagatgaattcttaactagcgcttatgccaaaacactaggaggagctattaaatttattaaagatgttataacaaaaaaatgtcatgaagtaacattaaataaaagaatatccagatcttacaaacaaaacaataaaatttgttgtgacaaaatggaattcacagtaaaagaatacggttgcaaaacaaacatgtcacacagaCATTTAAAACCatagaaacaaaataaatttaataaaccttataaatcttttaataggaaatttattccctataagaaaaagaaatttagaaggaaTTTCTTCAAAAAactttataaaagaaaattttataaaaaatttgacgATAAAAAACCACATTGCccaaaagataaagaaaagaactgcacatgttggttgtgcaatgaagaaggtcattatgcaaatgaatgttcaaaacgaaataaaaaaaaaaagttaaatttttAGAAGAATTATACACTTTTGGATTTTATCcaatagaaacaattgaatgTTAATCagaagatgaaaatatttattatcttgatgaatcaagtgagtCAAATctgattccacatttgataattcagaaaataataatgattaaattaAGAACAAGGGCATTTTTGGAACAATTTAAACAATAGAGAGTTGAAACAAAGTTTAAACAACTAGGGAGTAAACACAAAGTTAAATTTGGCTTTGGGGGGTGATTTGTAAGTTGCCATTTTTACAACTTAGttttatatatggaatcaaGTCTACTTAATTTAATAATAACTATAAACCATAATTTCTCTTTTGACAGTCAGTTTTGAGTGATACTAATTTCCCCACTAAatgatattattaattttattttatttatattaataaaacatCATAACGTGCGAAAAGCTGCCAAAAGACTTGGATCATAATTGTCGACCTCGACCATTAAAAAGTAAAATGATTTATAAATTAGATCATAAAATGCGAATAGACGATTTTGAACTACTTAACTTTACTAATCTCAGTTTTATAGAGGATTTCCCTTACATATCAATAAAAgttaaaaacataaataaataaaaaaaaaagatattttgACATTTGGTAGCATGCATTCTCCTtgtattaattaaacaatttccAAGTCAAGAAAATGACGATTGACATCAAGTTAGTAAATCAAGACTATTAAAAAATAGAATTATATAGTATTTTAAATCAAAtagtatattaaatatttttttgactgATGCGTATGTAATATGTTATTGACGAGATTACCCTTAATTTTTTGGTAtaaattatgtattatgtaatttttaatcttggaaAGGCTATATAAAATATACttctataattaattttttttaaaaaaaaatacctgGAAATACAAGGTGCATATTAAGTTGCATAATTGTGTATTAAATTTATGGCAAACACACAACTAAGTCTTAACTATTATTCATCTTAAATTAGTTCAATAATTTTAGTCAAAAATCACTTTTTGGAGGCGTTTACCGCTGCCATATGttcctttatttatttatttttttcaacaaaGTTTAATCATTATACTGGCACTTCTCGAATTGTTACCCATTTTTTCTCCATGTTTAATTACATATAATAAATGCTATTTCTAATATTCACCATTTCACCTCAACTTATTTAAGAGTACTACTTGGATCAAAAAATGGTGCGCAATATTTATGACAACCATTTAATACTGGTAAATTTCTCCAGAAAAATACAATGATTGACATAAAGCACAACATGATGTTAAATGTTAATGCCCTTCCATCACGAAAAATTTCTTACCCTCAAGAGTTGAGATTAAACACTTATGAGTCAAGTCGATTCATATATAAAATGAAAAGtatattttttatgtaaaatttttgaatcaaatAGGAGAtctttttacaaaaatttttgtGTTTCGGAAATTTTCACACCTCACGAGTCTTTTCAATTTCACACCACATAAAAAAATCACACCACCTCTAGTAGCTATGCTTCAAATTTGTTAGATAATTTTTTCACTCGCATCACACGTGTGATTTGACTGCAAGTATATAATAAAATGTAATTCCACTCACCCCATcatttttttttgggatttttctgaaaatataaattttttttagaattgggaaattaattcaaaataatatCAAGCCCAGATACATGTACATAGTGGGTAAGAGCGGCTCTGAAATCCGGAACAATAATTACATtaaacaatcaaaatcagacaactAAAAAAAAGGGGTAAAGGGTCTTAATTGAATTGAAAGCAATATCTCACATGCTGTGCGACATTTGCCAACCAAGGTAACCGTTACACTAGCCGTTGGATTTgaaaaataacataaacaatGCACCGTTTCTTTCCACTGGGCAAATACCCCCCTTCACACTTCTCTGCTCTGCTCATCTCCGCCATTGTTGAGCGCACACCACCGCTCCTCTCTTATCTTTTCTTCAGCAGGATCTGGAGCTGTTTCATTACATCTTAATCGGGCTTGTGTTCGTTTCCTCGGATAAATGGGAAAAATGGTTATATCTGATGAGAACAAGCCTGTTCAGGTTGAGCACACAAGTCTACATGGTAAGTTTGTGGAATAAAACGTGGCTAAATCTCAGCTGGGATGTGGTTTCTTGGACTCCAGATTATCTTTTAATGTTGGATgtattttcattttttctttttggaAAAAACAAAAGGTGGGGCAGAAATGGGCAGGAGGAAGTTTGGAGTTGAAATCCCACCCAACAGAAGAGCTCTTGGTGTGCTGAATCAGAATTTAGGGGGAGCTAATCCAAACCATTGTGTGATTAACAAGCGAGGATTGCCTGAGTAAAGATTCTAGCTCAAGATTTTGTccctttttatatatatactttttgTTTGCATTCTTGAAGTGTTTTTGGCCGATGAAGTGATTATTTGGCCATATTCTTGAATTCAGAGCAAATGGGATTTGTGATAAGAATGCTCAAGTTCCTTCCCATAGGCCAATAACAAGGTCAGATTTCTTGCCCTTCATTTCAAATTATCTCCCCCTTTCAGAATAAAGTTTCTTCTCTCACTAGGaattatttttccaaaattccTAAAGCACTATCCTCAACATTTTGCTGATGTAAAATCCGTGGTTTGTAAAGGAAATATGCTTCACAAATGACAATCTCGCAGCAGCATTGCCCAGAGGTAAAAACAAAATATGGTTTAAGCTTGTGTAGACTTTCTTGGTAGTCATGAATTTCTGCAGCCCGTCTCCCAAAATTGTAGGATTCGAAGGTTTGATATATTCTTACATTAAACAGGAATCCAAGAAGCCAAAGACATCAGCAAATGATTTAGTTGTATGGGAGGATATCTCCCTAACAGATTCAGAGGATCAATTAGGATCTGCTAAAGACCAGCCTGTGCCCATGTCTTTGGAACAGTCTGGATTCGAAATGACCGAAAACAATCAAACTGTATGTGTAACTTTACcactttttcctttttcttgaaaaatattgGTCAAGTTTAAGACTTTTAGATCTAACCCCTCTCAGAAGGAGGTCGTAATGGAGGACATATTTGAAGACACTATCTTAGACATCGACGGCTTCGATTCAAAGGATCCACTTGCAGTAGTCGAGTACGTCGAAGATTTGTATGTCTACTACAAGAAAATGGAGGTAAGAAACACCAACTACGTACACTAgtaaaatataaatcaaattgcaATGGAAAGGCCTTGATTGGTTTAAAATGGTTTGTTTGATTCAGAGTTCTTGCTGTGTTTTGCCCGGATACATGGTGGAGCAATTCGACATTAACGAAAAAATGAGGTCCATTCTCGTAGACTGGCTTATAGAGGTGAGCCAGCACCACATGTTGTCACTGTCTTTTAATAGGTGTATAATCTTAAACTTATCCCAGCCTTGTTTGTTCTTGGTTATGACACAACAGGTACACCACAAATTCGAACTCAGAGACGAGACATTGTTTCTCACAGTAAATTTGATCGATAGATTCTTAGAAAAGCAATCGGTGGTGAGGAAAAAGCTTCAGCTTGTTGGTCTGGTAGCACTGCTTTTAGCATGCAAATATGAGGAAGTTTCAGTGCCTGTTGTGGATGATTTGATCTTTATTTCGGACAAAGCTTACACGAGGAACGAAATTCTTGAAATGGTAGCTGTTCTCACATTGATATTAATCCATTGTTCGCAGTTCTTGGGGATATCTAATCCAATCCAACGTTTCGTTTTCGACATTCTGCAGGAAAAATTGATGCTGAACACCTTGCAGTTCAACATGTCTGTCCCAACTGCTTATGTTTTTATGAAAAGATGCCTTAAGGCAGCCCAATCGGACAGAAAGGTAAGAATCCAAGTTAGTCAAACGTGGGATTCACCGAAAGGAAACTAATGTTTTTTTTCTCCTGTACTCCTTGTATAATTAACACAGCTGGAGACACTCTCCTTCTTCTTGATTGAGCTGTGTCTGGTGGAATATGAAATGCTCAAGTATCCACCATCTGTCATGGCTGCTGCAGCAACATACACAGCTCAAGCTTCGCTTCACGGCGTCGGACAATGGAACAAGACATGCCAACATCACACCGGCTACTCAGAAGATCAACTAATGTAAAGAGCCGTTTAATTACAAGCAGCATATCGAATGCATTATATTTCAACTcctattaattaattatgtatGTGCTATAGGGAATGCTCGAGAATGATGGCGGGGTTTCATCAGGTGGCGGCGACCGGAAAACTGACCGGTGTGCACCGGAAGTACAACACGTCGAAGTTTGGCTATGCAGCAAGACGGGGGCCAGCGCATTTTCTTGTGCAAACTCCAAGCCCATGATAGGGAATTGAGAAGCATGTACAGTTGGCTGCTTAACTAACTTTATATGACTTCTGTGTAATTGTGAGAAGATATGGGTTACAAAATAAGTTGTAGATTCGACAACTTAAAGTTTTTACGAACCAATTTGATTAATTGCTGATTAAATTGTACACTTTTCAATCTTTGATCATCGTCTAATCTAATAAGACACAGCTGTTTCTTGTCCATTTCATTTACTTCTGCATGACATATATatcatattcaaaatattaaactaGTAGGGATTGGATTCTCAATAAATGGATTTTGGTGATGACGTATTTGGAAAGAAATgcttataatataatattaagaTTTTAAGGTTTAAGCAACTTTACTTACTGGATTTTGGGCATGGTTGGTTTTGGACCCAAAAAAAAACCCTACTTGTCTCGAGATTTTAGGATTTAGATAAGGATTTAGGGTTTTTGCATTAAGATTTTAGGGTTTAAGGTTCGGGGAAgtgtaatttttgaattttcgacGATGTCgaatttggattttaaaaaaatgttactACGTACTACTGAGATTTTAGGCACAAGGTTTAGGCAATTCAAAATTAGTAGATATTGGATAAAAATTAGCCCTACTTGtattgagatttttggatttaggGTTTAAACAAGTGAAATTAACAGATTTTGAGCAATTTCAGTTTTGGACAAAATAATAGTCTACTATGATTGAAATTTTAGGTCTCAGGGTTTAGACAAGTACAATTAGCTGATTTTGGGCGATATTGGAAACGAAAAAAAATGCTTTTATGATTGAGAATGGTAGTGCAAGTGTTTAAGCAAATTAAATTACCCAACTTTTAGATATTGTCgattttggataaaaataaaataagctaCATGTACTGAGATCATCTCAATGGAGTAAATAAAGTGtctgtgtgtgtgtttttttttaaagtctCATTTTCACATTTATTAGCAACAACCAACTCCAACACGGCCACACTCGTGCTATTTTGAATTtcaaacaataataataatatatatataaaaaatagttTATTGCATCAAACTTTTCGATCAAAATTGAAAATACATATTTCTATCATGTGAAATTAGcccttaatattttttaatagttGCATGTTTAACCCTTAATCATAGCGAGTTATTGAATATGTGTTGTTACGTCGCCTAAACAATCATTTTTTTGGACAATATTAGATCTATAATACAATATTAGGTCTATAATacgaaaatgtcattttattatAGTATTTTTCATATTTACTCAAATACATCAAGCGTATTTGTgaataaaaattatgtattttGATGTGAGTGATGTATTTGAGTAGATAAGAAAATTATAATActaataaaatttcatttttgaaTCATAATCCTAATACTATAAAAAAAATGGTTATTTTAGAGCAAATTAACGTGTGTTTAACAAACTCGTCTTGACAAAGATTAAACATACAACCAGTGACGTACCCAGAATTTTCGATCAGAGGGGGCGAATTCAATGGATTTAAAAAATTGTAcaataaatatcatatattaactttatatatttttttttacaatagaACTCTCATAAATTTTATGCTTtgaaaataatgaataatatttttcttATCAACTGTATCAAACACATAAGATATCAAACAATTATTTGATCATCTTTCAGCCGATTACGAAGTgatgttttaataattttcatacTAAAAACACTCTATCTATAATTGCAGttacaataaatatataataatgtcaATTTTCAAAGTAAATATATCAAATGAAATAATTGATGTTTTTTCTATTAAACGATCCATTTAACAATCTCGCTAATTTCTGCGAAATCAGAAAATTAATTGATacttcatatctcaaataaaggtATGATGTTGGTGCTCAAGATGCGCTAACTTTATTACAAAGAAATCAGATTATAAAACTGAGcaaattgaaataatttttcttatcataagtaaaaaaattaatttgatggATCAAAACATGCTATAcatgacaaaaaaaattttgctcATCCAGTTAAAGGGATATATCTTTAAATTTCTTAAAATCTGCCacttcataaaatatttcaaaatgatATTAGTTAAGATCTTTTTTCAGTGATAATTAAGATGGatgtgacttttttttttttttttttattattgtggAGGAGGtcacataattaaaattttaaaatgctaaaggtacaacaaatatcgtgtacaacgatatttagaACAATAATATCTtgagattttgtatttaatgtattgtgagattttgataaattaaattcttgtattaaattttttatgtgttAAGATTTGATGTTCAAAGTTCGTTATATCTTTAGTATCACTCgttaaaatttgtatttttaaaccaattttttttagaatttcagAGGTGCAATCGCCTACTTTCAGAATCATGTAACCGTCACTGCATACAACTATTTCAAAAGATCAATGAATAAGATGCTtattaaaatttagaaattaaaaattatttattttcaacCTTTCACGTAACGATTtagtgggaaaaaaaaaaaatcaagatctAGTGGGGTCCATCCAACCTAATTTCATGCTAGGCATCTCCCAAAACGTCGAGTCCTTCACCAACCCCGTTTCCTAGCTATTTATATttagatatttataatgaaATTTAATTTCAGTTTTACTGTATGTTACATTAAAATagagttattttttttttgaaaatagagTTAATTAAGGTTCAATAAAAATACATTTgatgtgcatatatatatatataagtagttataaaatatgttttaataaaataataataaaaagataTATGGGCATTCCTTCGATCCCAACAAACATAAATATATAAGCTAGACGCTAAAAAGGCATAGACAGATCTCCCTCTCCCACttttgttgattttatttttaccagtACGCAAACAGCTAGCTTAGAAAATGGCCgcctccgccgccgccgccgcctcgTCAACAACTTCTCTTCCACAGCTCAAGCTGAAGCCCACAACGACCCAAATCTCCGCCTTCCCGGCCACCCTCTCCCGTCCATCAACCCGCGCTCAAAAAACCATTTCCATCCACTGTTCATCGACCACCCTCCAAACCGCTCCATCCACCGCATCAGCCACCGATCGCGTCTTCAACTTCGCGGCTGGACCTGCCATTCTCCCGGAAGACGTCCTCCTCAAGGCTCAGTCGGAGCTCTATAACTGGCGTGGTTCCGGTATGTCGGTTATGGAGATGAGCCACCGCGGAAAAGAATTCCTCTCCATCATCCAAAAGGCAGAGTCAGATCTCCGAACCCTTCTCGATATTCCGTCGAATTACCAAGTCCTCTTCCTCCAAGGCGGCGCTACCACCCAGTTCGCCGCCATCCCGCTCAATATCTGCCAGCCCGATGACGTTGTGGACTACGTCGTCACGGGATCCTGGGGCGACAAGGCTTTTAAAGAAGCCACCAAATACTGCAAGCCCAAATCCATTTGGAGTGGAAAATCTGAAAAATACACCAAGATCCCCAGCTTCGAAACACTCGAACAGACACCGGGTGCCAAGTATTTGCACATATGCGCCAACGAAACCATTCACGGTGTTGAATTCAAGGATTACCCGACTCCTGCTAATGAAAATGAGATTCTTATTGCCGATATGTCGTCAAATTTCTGCTCGAAGCCGGTGGATGTCGGTAAATTTGGGTTGATCTACGCTGGAGCCCAGAAAAACGTTGGTCCATCCGGGGTCACCATTGTGATCATAAGGTCAGATTTGATCGGAAATGCTCAATCAACTACGCCCGTGATGCTTGACTACAAGATCCACGCGGATAATGCCTCATTATACAATACCCCACCATGCTACGGGATCTATATGTGCGGGCTCGTGTTTGAGGACCTTGTCGCACAAGGTGGATTGATTGAAGTGGAGAAGAAAAATGTGAAGAAAGGAAAGATTTTGTACGACGCCATCAATGGTAGCAACGGATTTTACAGGTGTCCTGTGGTAGAGAGCGTGCGATCGCTGATGAATGTTCCATTTACATTGGCGAAGCCGGAGTTGGAGGCAGAGTTTTTGAAGGAAGCTGCCAAAGAGAAAATGGTGCAGCTCAAGGGGCACAGATCGGTTGGTGGAATAAGAGCTTCCATATACAATGCCATGCCTTTGGCTGGAGTTGAGAAGTTGGTCGCTTTCATGAAGGACTTTCAGGCCAGGCACGATGGTTAAAATTGGGTATTGTTGTGTCTTTTTCTTGAGTCTTGATATATTGTagctttgttttgattttgcaATCCCATTTGCTCGTATGATctgtcgttttgtttcaaattttGTTGAACCATTGAAATTCAATGGTGATAATAAACAATATTATATGGTTAATTGAGAGTTAGCAGAAGTTGCAGTTTTCCTTGGTGATCTGTATGAATTGAAGATTGAGAAGGTTTTTTCTTTAAATATCTTTTGTTgagtgtttgtttgttttttccaTAATGGATAGTTGTGACAGTAATGATCAGTGTCGCCGTTGAAACTTGAGGCAAGTAGATATTATCTTTTGGTGTGAAAGACTACATTAATTGATGAATGACTTTTAGCATCTTTAGTAGTGAAGGATGAGACATTAGTTCATGGTTAGGTTGGTGGATTAGCTTAAAGACTTGCATTCCTATTCTTTTTTCACCTTAAAAAAGCTCATAGATCCCAGTTACTGTTTTGAGCAGAAGGTTTTCTGCGGTACTAAAATGGCATGGAGCATGAACCATCACCATAGACTGATGGAGCTGCAGATTTGGGGGTAATAGGTCAAATCCAGAAATATAATTAAAAGAACAGATGGTTTGATTTACTGTTACTATGTGTAAGGTTTGCTAAAAAGAGACGGTGAATATTTAAAGTGTATCCTGCGTTGGGTTTGCAGTTAGGAGACCTTAGCTGGTGTCAATGTGCTATGTTGACCTTAGCAGCCACGGTCGAGCTTGATCTAAGTCTGGGTTCGTGGGCATTTAGTAATCATGTGAGCATATGTCCAAAGTGGCATTAGTTAAAAAACATAGGTGGATACTGGATATTAGATGATGGGGTTGATCCTATTGATCACCATGATCCAAGGGTGCCGACGGCCGATCAAAGCGATGCAAGGGTTGAGGTGGTGTGGGGATCTGCTTCTTACCCAGATAGAGAAGCAAATGTTGGTGTGGCGACATCTCCTCTCCTCGTCCTTGGCTCGCAAGGGTATTTCTCAAGTGTATTTTGCTAGCTCGAGATTTGAGGTTGCCAGTGTGAATCTGCaaaaaatatcttaaatatCGAATTTAGATGAAATCATATATGATGTCAATGGATTTTATTGAGAGGTATGCATTAATGTGATGTTAATCACGGGTGCAAACAGACCTAATTAAATCAAATGCTGAGCTTAAATTTTTTTGGccttttatattttattgttgAGATGAATAAAAAAGTCGAGGTGATTAATATAATTTAACGAAGCTCTCGAAAATTTACTCCATCATATTTGAGTTCGATATTTTCGACGCAATGTTTGAATAGGTTCGATTTGTTTGCCTCCACGTAGTTGAACGTCATGGTGTTCTTGCTCatgtgatatatatttttaatctcATAGTATATTCTCTCCGTTTGTTTTTTGGGAAAATTGTGGAAAAATCCAAATCAAAAACATTTATCTGAATTTACTACGCATGtcagaataatttttttgtttaaactCTCTGACCgtaccattttttttttcactcccCCGTCCACCCATTTACACTTTTTACTCatctaaattaattaagccctcTCTCCCTCCGGCTCACACGCTCAAATCTTTtatcctctctctctctcaactCAAACACATCAAACTCAAAAAAAACAAACCCTCCTTGCCGTTGCATTCC
It encodes:
- the LOC140891565 gene encoding G2/mitotic-specific cyclin-2-like isoform X1, whose amino-acid sequence is MGKMVISDENKPVQVEHTSLHGGAEMGRRKFGVEIPPNRRALGVLNQNLGGANPNHCVINKRGLPEANGICDKNAQVPSHRPITRKYASQMTISQQHCPEESKKPKTSANDLVVWEDISLTDSEDQLGSAKDQPVPMSLEQSGFEMTENNQTKEVVMEDIFEDTILDIDGFDSKDPLAVVEYVEDLYVYYKKMESSCCVLPGYMVEQFDINEKMRSILVDWLIEVHHKFELRDETLFLTVNLIDRFLEKQSVVRKKLQLVGLVALLLACKYEEVSVPVVDDLIFISDKAYTRNEILEMVAVLTLILIHCSQFLGISNPIQRFVFDILQEKLMLNTLQFNMSVPTAYVFMKRCLKAAQSDRKLETLSFFLIELCLVEYEMLKYPPSVMAAAATYTAQASLHGVGQWNKTCQHHTGYSEDQLMECSRMMAGFHQVAATGKLTGVHRKYNTSKFGYAARRGPAHFLVQTPSP
- the LOC140891565 gene encoding G2/mitotic-specific cyclin-2-like isoform X2; amino-acid sequence: MGKMVISDENKPVQVEHTSLHGGAEMGRRKFGVEIPPNRRALGVLNQNLGGANPNHCVINKRGLPEANGICDKNAQVPSHRPITRKYASQMTISQQHCPEESKKPKTSANDLVVWEDISLTDSEDQLGSAKDQPVPMSLEQSGFEMTENNQTKEVVMEDIFEDTILDIDGFDSKDPLAVVEYVEDLYVYYKKMESSCCVLPGYMVEQFDINEKMRSILVDWLIEVHHKFELRDETLFLTVNLIDRFLEKQSVVRKKLQLVGLVALLLACKYEEVSVPVVDDLIFISDKAYTRNEILEMEKLMLNTLQFNMSVPTAYVFMKRCLKAAQSDRKLETLSFFLIELCLVEYEMLKYPPSVMAAAATYTAQASLHGVGQWNKTCQHHTGYSEDQLMECSRMMAGFHQVAATGKLTGVHRKYNTSKFGYAARRGPAHFLVQTPSP
- the LOC140890719 gene encoding phosphoserine aminotransferase 2, chloroplastic produces the protein MAASAAAAASSTTSLPQLKLKPTTTQISAFPATLSRPSTRAQKTISIHCSSTTLQTAPSTASATDRVFNFAAGPAILPEDVLLKAQSELYNWRGSGMSVMEMSHRGKEFLSIIQKAESDLRTLLDIPSNYQVLFLQGGATTQFAAIPLNICQPDDVVDYVVTGSWGDKAFKEATKYCKPKSIWSGKSEKYTKIPSFETLEQTPGAKYLHICANETIHGVEFKDYPTPANENEILIADMSSNFCSKPVDVGKFGLIYAGAQKNVGPSGVTIVIIRSDLIGNAQSTTPVMLDYKIHADNASLYNTPPCYGIYMCGLVFEDLVAQGGLIEVEKKNVKKGKILYDAINGSNGFYRCPVVESVRSLMNVPFTLAKPELEAEFLKEAAKEKMVQLKGHRSVGGIRASIYNAMPLAGVEKLVAFMKDFQARHDG